The following coding sequences lie in one Arachis ipaensis cultivar K30076 chromosome B03, Araip1.1, whole genome shotgun sequence genomic window:
- the LOC110269865 gene encoding uncharacterized protein LOC110269865 gives MAELDAAERKKRKTEQVEMAEEACLCLVTYEELFVIKLSNLKKQDDDVKDWTYLLPPPKIEFSLQLPERDLCPFEFDSKIYMAPSAAPRQNLTKKPGCWRIYEFKFEERRIELAESLDGVPAPLCWSFIANTPVSGHVYFYINPRFIDSGFYVLCPGSRVWKPLNPPPDYSQRGTDLVMFVLHNTVFLSSFTGRGIDSYLAHFDPIKETWTVEPDSDNNLSKFINDRYNRGLETGSYRATYPPQISVPLLGLGSSNNYTVCLTDDKYLGGFPLNTPLEKVFAILVNHQNGRVALYQCLDVFFEGFQPWITDMARVNLVDLGNGKVCAILSADLLDSGSKSLALCFSVFTLSLLEDFAALQLDSGAPPMERDFLKVTVHRKCVYIMKNWNPANYMRHAFVWPSSKGGRFYHKTLRVL, from the coding sequence ATGGCGGAATTGGATGCAGCTGAGCGAAAAAAACGAAAAACGGAGCAGGTTGAAATGGCGGAGGAAGCATGCCTTTGCCTTGTTACTTATGAAGAGTTGTTCGTGATCAAACTAAGCAATTTAAAGAAACAAGACGATGATGTCAAAGATTGGACTTATTTGCTTCCGCCACCAAAGATCGAGTTCTCTTTGCAACTTCCAGAGCGTGATTTGTGTCCTTTCGAGTTCGACTCCAAGATCTATATGGCGCCGTCCGCAGCACCGCGTCAGAATCTCACAAAGAAACCCGGCTGCTGGCGAATCTACGAATTCAAATTTGAGGAGCGCAGAATTGAGCTTGCGGAATCACTGGATGGTGTACCCGCCCCTCTTTGCTGGTCATTCATCGCAAACACGCCAGTCTCAGGCCATGTTTACTTCTATATAAATCCACGGTTCATAGATTCTGGATTTTACGTTCTTTGTCCCGGTTCTAGAGTTTGGAAACCGTTAAACCCTCCTCCGGACTACAGCCAAAGAGGTACCGACTTAGTCATGTTCGTCCTCCACAACACCGTCTTTCTTTCATCGTTCACGGGGAGGGGGATAGACTCCTATTTGGCCCACTTCGACCCCATAAAAGAGACTTGGACAGTTGAACCCGACTCTGATAACAATCTTTCGAAATTCATAAATGATAGATACAATCGTGGCCTTGAAACTGGCTCCTATCGTGCTACTTATCCCCCACAAATCTCTGTGCCCCTTCTGGGTCTTGGCAGCAGCAACAACTACACCGTTTGCCTTACCGATGATAAGTATTTGGGGGGATTTCCTCTTAACACACCTTTGGAGAAGGTGTTTGCCATTTTGGTTAACCACCAGAATGGCCGCGTCGCATTATatcaatgccttgatgtgttttttgAGGGTTTTCAACCCTGGATAACAGATATGGCCAGAGTCAATCTTGTTGACCTTGGCAACGGGAAGGTGTGTGCAATACTATCTGCAGATCTATTGGATTCTGGATCTAAATCATTGGCGCTCTGCTTCTCAGTTTTCACACTGTCCCTGTTGGAGGACTTTGCAGCATTGCAACTTGACAGTGGGGCTCCTCCCATGGAGCGAGATTTCTTAAAAGTGACTGTCCATAGGAAGTGTGTCTACATCATGAAGAACTGGAACCCTGCTAATTATATGCGCCACGCCTTTGTTTGGCCATCTTCTAAGGGTGGAAGATTTTACCATAAAACATTACGTGTACTATAG